TGAACTCGCCGTACCCGGCGCGTTGCCGGTTCCGCAGGTAGCTGACTTCACTGCGCAGGCGGTCCTCGGCCAGGACCTTCTCGACCTTCAGGCCCACCTCGACCAGGTCGAAGGGCTTGGTCAGGTACGCGCTGGCCCCCAGCCGGGTCGCCACGACGGCGCTCTCGATGCCTCCGTGGGCGGTGAGCACGATGACCGGGACGTCGTTGCCGTCCGAGCGCAGCGTCTCCAGCACGGAGAGGCCGTCCCGTTCAGGCATCTTGAGATCCAGCACCAGGAGCGCGGGCGCATGCTCGCGCACCCGCTCCAGACACTGCTCCCCGTCCTCGGCTTCCACGGTCCGGTAGCCCTCCGCCTGCAGATGCTCGCAGAGGGACCAGCGGATCAGCTCCTCGTCGTCGCAGACGAGAACGACCGGTGTCGACGTGTTCACGAACCCCCACTCGGACTGTGCGAAATCCCACAGCAAGGGTGGCGACGCGGTGGCACCCGGACAAGACGCAGCGCCGTATATTCCCCATTTCCAATGTCTTGCGGCGTTGCAGCGGGGCCGGGCCGCGGGGCACGTGCGTTGCAAATGGGCCGTCGAGCCTCGTGTCCCGTTCTGGAGCCCCGGCTTGATCGACAGCCCTTCCGAGATGGCCAGTCAGCTTCGTGATCTGGCCCGCAGCACGCTGGCGCTCACGCGCGTCCGGCGGGGAAGACTCGCGCGCCTGGTGGTGTCGGTCCCGAACGGGGTACCGGTGCCGCTCTTCCTCGACGAGGCCCACAGCGTGCTGGCCCGGGCCGGGCTGGATGGCTTCGACCTGGAGGCCGTCCCCGGGGACGGACCGCTCCGCATCCTCGTGGCCGAGTTCGAACGATGACCCCGCTCGCCGGGCTGGTGGTGGGTGCGTTCCTGTCCGGCCTGGTCGGGAGCGCCCACTGCGTCGGGATGTGTGGACCGTTCGCCGTCGCATGCGGCACGTCGCGTCGGGAATCCATCGGCTGGCACCTGGGCCGCGGCCTCACCTACGCCGGCCTGGGCGGCCTCGCGGGCGCCTTCGGCGCCGCGCTCCCGGGACCGCGGTGGCTCCCCACCGTGGTGTCCCTGGTCCTGGTGGTCTGGTTCGCTGGCGTGCTCGCGGGCGTGTTGCCCGAGCCGCGCTTCCGCCCCCCCGGGCTGACGCAGCTGGCGCGGCCGGGAACGCGCGGTCCGCGCTTCGGGCCGCGCGTCCTGTTCGGCATGGCCACGGGCCTGCTCCCCTGCGGGCTGGTCTACGCCGCGCTCGGACTGGCGCTCGCCACGCTGGGCCCGCTGTCCGGCGCACTCGTCATGACCGCCTTCTGGGCCGGGACCGTCCCCGCGCTGGCCGCCCTGGTGCTGCTCTCGCAGCGGCTGGGCCTGCGCACCCTGCGTGGCCGGCGCGTCCTCGCGCTGGTGGTTCTGGTCACAGGGCTGCTCTCGGTGGCGATGCGTGGCGGCATGCTGGGCGAGCGCGGCCCGCACGGCGGCCACGGAGGCAGGCACGGAGCGGACGCACCGGCGGCGCACGTGTCGGGCGGGGGCTGAGCGCACGCCCCCGGACGGATCGCACCTCTGGGGCGCTCAGGCGGAGCGGCGCGCGCTCCGTTTGGCGACGCGCGGAGCCCCGAAGCGCTTCTCGATCTCGATCCCGCAGGCCGTCAGGAAGGGCGTGGGGAGCTCGCCTCCCGCAAACACGAAGACCTGGTCGTTGGGCAGCAGGATCGGCGAGCCGTCCGCACCCTGCAGGATCACGCGCTCGTCGTGGATCTCCTTGACCTGGGTGCCGAGGATCGTCTGTACCCGGCCCGCCGCCACCGCCTTCTCCAGCTTCCTGTGGTTGTCGGGCTTGATCCGTGAGAACTGCTCCCGGCGGTAGGAGAGGTGGACGGCGGTCCCCTCCTGCTCGCTCAGGGTCATCGCGGCTTCGACCGCGGAGTCGCCACCGCCGACCACCAGGATGCGGTCTCCGGCGTAGGCTTCGGGCTCGCGCAGGGCATACATGACCTTGGGTGCATCCTCCCCGGGCACACCGAGCTTCCGGGGCACGCCGCGGCGGCCGATCGCCAGCACCACGCGGTTGGCGGAGAGCAGGCCCTTGGTGGTGTAGACGTCGAAGCCGCCCCCTTCGCGGACCTCCACGCTCTGGACGGTCTCGTGGGTGCGCACGACCAGCCCTGC
This is a stretch of genomic DNA from Gemmatimonadota bacterium. It encodes these proteins:
- a CDS encoding sulfite exporter TauE/SafE family protein; this translates as MTPLAGLVVGAFLSGLVGSAHCVGMCGPFAVACGTSRRESIGWHLGRGLTYAGLGGLAGAFGAALPGPRWLPTVVSLVLVVWFAGVLAGVLPEPRFRPPGLTQLARPGTRGPRFGPRVLFGMATGLLPCGLVYAALGLALATLGPLSGALVMTAFWAGTVPALAALVLLSQRLGLRTLRGRRVLALVVLVTGLLSVAMRGGMLGERGPHGGHGGRHGADAPAAHVSGGG